GGCAGCTCAAGCAGTTGGATTTCAGACTCAACTACTCGCGAGAAATATTCGTGGAGTACTCCAAGCTGCGGGTCTTCAGGTTCACCCGCAACATCAAAACTATGATCGGACCGGTCTGCCGCATGGGAATCATGCCAGCGGTGATGTACGCCATATGCGCCGCCATACACTCGTACAAGATCGACATCTTGGGATCCCTGAGTGCCATACTCAGCGACGACTTCGGCCTCTTCCACACTGGCCCCAACTCGCCGAACAACAAACCAgataaccaggccaaccaAGCCTCCAGCCAGAGCTCCAACGGCGAGTCGAAGCCCGCTACGCCGGCAATGGCGCCCAATCGCGAAATCAGCCAACTGGAGGAGTACATTGGGCGCGTGCTCAACTACTGCTCCTACCTCAGGTCGCCCACGGACCAGGAGCAGTGCAACATGCCCATCAACAACATCATCACGTGCATCATCGACGCGTCAGCCGACTCCAGCACGCTGGGTAAGCTGAAAACCAGCTACCAGCCGTGGTTCTAGCGTATCTATACAGAACAAACGTACAATACTCTGCGACATTAACATCACTGCATTACTGAATCGACACGGGGTGGTCGGAAATGAGCGTTACCGCCCCTCGCGACACTCCGCTGATGCAACAGAGTCTGTATGGAACTGTGTTGGGCTGTAGCTCAACCAGTGTGAAGTTTATCACACGCTCGTTATCGAACAGGTAACGAGCGGACGCAGACGGGGTTCGCCCCGTGTTAGAGTTTCCACCATTCAAGTCACTATATAGCACCAAATCGTACCCCTCGGCATGACCACTTAGGGGGTCGCTCCTGGTTATCTGGCGTAGCCtccccccggcgccgccacAGATGCTGCACGCCAAGGAGACACAAAAGTGCTTGTTTAGGCCGTCAAAGCTGGTGCAGGCATCCCGGGGCTGCGGGTGTGAGGCCCCAGCGGACgacgccagcagcgcgaagttgtcactcAACAGTTCGGTCGGCACCTTTAGCCGAATCGACACCAACGTCGGACAGGACACCTGCATGTTAAGAGGTCCCTGCATGTCGAAGCGTTGACTGATCAAACCCGCCGTTGATGGAACTGGCGACTGAGGATACGGCAACGGGGATATGCTGCATTCTTTGTTCGAGTGTACGATTATCCTAAACGCGCCACGGTCGGTAGCGCGATACGTGGAAGGAATGACTACGTACTGACCGCAGAAGTTGGTGGAGGATACGGCACAACACTGGGCCCGATAATCATCCGACGAGACCAGCTGCCCAGCCTTGAGCGCACGGATAGTGGCCATACGTCCAGTGAAAATCCGGAGGTTCACCGAGAGGGGGTTCACGGATTCCAGCAAAACAACAGCCTCGCATTCCCCTGGAAAGTAGAGCCGATAATGCGGATTCTTAAAGTACGTCCATATGTTCTTGGGGCTGCCTCCACTGTTGCCGTCAGTCCACTCGCCGTGTATTACAGTGCTGTACCAATCCGGGCGCACGAGGCACGGTTTGGGAGTCAATTTTATAGGTCTTGAGCAAAGCGCGCGGATCGTGAATGGAATCGCACGCTCCAGCTTCCTGGAATAATACGATACGAGTACGGTCACACTAGACTCGTCGTCCAAGGTGTGAGCGATAACGGGGTCACCCGTCAGCATGTGCTTGCCGGGAGATTCGCTAAACGAGCTTAACTTAACTATAAGCTTCAACAGAATGCATTCGCCGTTGTTGTATACGCCCTGGACATCAGGTAAAACCGGACAAACTACGGCATCTCTGCTAGAAAATACGTGCATCGCCAGGTACTTCAAGGGATCCTCGAAGTTTACGCGATGTTGTATCAGCATCAACCATAGGGTGGCAGAGTTGGAACTACCGAATGATATAACTACACTGAATTGCGGGTTATACAAAGAGAGCGACATGTCATCAGGGGCCCAAGAATCTAGGAAATGCGAACTGGGTTCCCAGACGTGGTGTAAGGTAACGCGACTGCGGAAAAGGCTGGGTTTCCACGCGACGTACAGGTGCGAAAACCATTTTAACACGTCGTTCCACTCAATCCAGAACATTCCATTGTCCTCGGAAGCGTTAGGAACGTAGTTCAGCGTCTTCTGCATTTCCGGCGTCCAAGAGGTTTTGTCGGAAGGCGAAAATCGCTTCGTCCACGAAATGCTGCCCCAAGGGTTCTTCAAGTACATCAAACGTATTCTACGCTTGTTCGGCATCTGCACCTCCTTCATGTCAATCATGCTGTACGCATGGTCACTAACGATGCCGGAGGAAACAGAAATCCCCTCCGGCCTATCCTGGCCGACTGGAAGCGCGTCCGCGAAGTCGCTGGTGCCGAGGCAAACGACGCACGAACCTCCGCAGAAGCCCGCGTAAATGACGTCCCACATGTCGTTCCACTTGTTTGCAGAACGATCAGCCGACGCAGCAACTCCAGAAGGGATGCAACCGCTCGGTTGCAAGTAGACTATATCCGGGATCCATCCGGTCAAATGGTATATGTCGATTCCAGGGTTGGTACCGCGGATGGTATAACGGCCGCCGTTCAACTTTACAAACGCCCTTTCGAGGATGCTCACCCAGCACTCGGTGCGATCCGACGAATGGGCGCATAGCAGGCGGCCATCGGCGCGAATGGGCACCCAGTCATCCACAACAACACACCTGGCAATACCGTTAAAGTATAACTTGACCCCTATGGCAGTACCGGGATTGGTTGAGGGGTGCGCCTCAGTGCATGTTTGCGTTGGCTGCACCAAATCCGCGTAACCATGGGGACCGATGGAAACGAATTTGATGATGTTACTTAGTAAAGGAACAGAATATCGAGATTCGTAATCTGCGAGGACAGCCAAGGATGACAGAAAGGAACAATCGGCAACGAACCCTTGCTTTATGCGACCGCTGTCGGGAGCAGCAGCGAAGAAACACTTCCTGCCGCTGCCCCAAAAAAAACGTACCCAACGATACAGACGGTCCTTCTGTTTCGAAGTAAGCTCGGGGTGGCCTTCAGGGTCTTCCCAAAGTTTATTGACCACACTAGATTCGCATGGGCTAATCAAATGCCACGGCGGCGCAATGAAATTGCCCAATGCTGAACTACCCAACACTATAGAGTCCAGCAGAGGGTTGTCGGCGTTCGCCGCCTCGATTGTATCTGCAACGTCGCAACCTCCATTGTTGCAACCATTTTCGCGTAGAGATGCACGCGAAATCCTAGCAAAGCATGAGCATCTTTCCGGAGCCATCAGAGACTATTAGGCTAAAATGCCAATCCTCTGATCACTCGGTATCGGTAATTTACAGTATTGTAGCCA
This genomic stretch from Babesia bigemina genome assembly Bbig001, chromosome : III harbors:
- a CDS encoding calpain family cysteine protease domain containing protein, putative codes for the protein MAPERCSCFARISRASLRENGCNNGGCDVADTIEAANADNPLLDSIVLGSSALGNFIAPPWHLISPCESSVVNKLWEDPEGHPELTSKQKDRLYRWVRFFWGSGRKCFFAAAPDSGRIKQGFVADCSFLSSLAVLADYESRYSVPLLSNIIKFVSIGPHGYADLVQPTQTCTEAHPSTNPGTAIGVKLYFNGIARCVVVDDWVPIRADGRLLCAHSSDRTECWVSILERAFVKLNGGRYTIRGTNPGIDIYHLTGWIPDIVYLQPSGCIPSGVAASADRSANKWNDMWDVIYAGFCGGSCVVCLGTSDFADALPVGQDRPEGISVSSGIVSDHAYSMIDMKEVQMPNKRRIRLMYLKNPWGSISWTKRFSPSDKTSWTPEMQKTLNYVPNASEDNGMFWIEWNDVLKWFSHLYVAWKPSLFRSRVTLHHVWEPSSHFLDSWAPDDMSLSLYNPQFSVVISFGSSNSATLWLMLIQHRVNFEDPLKYLAMHVFSSRDAVVCPVLPDVQGVYNNGECILLKLIVKLSSFSESPGKHMLTGDPVIAHTLDDESSVTVLVSYYSRKLERAIPFTIRALCSRPIKLTPKPCLVRPDWYSTVIHGEWTDGNSGGSPKNIWTYFKNPHYRLYFPGECEAVVLLESVNPLSVNLRIFTGRMATIRALKAGQLVSSDDYRAQCCAVSSTNFCGQYVVIPSTYRATDRGAFRIIVHSNKECSISPLPYPQSPVPSTAGLISQRFDMQGPLNMQVSCPTLVSIRLKVPTELLSDNFALLASSAGASHPQPRDACTSFDGLNKHFCVSLACSICGGAGGRLRQITRSDPLSGHAEGYDLVLYSDLNGGNSNTGRTPSASARYLFDNERVINFTLVELQPNTVPYRLCCISGVSRGAVTLISDHPVSIQ